Below is a genomic region from Cyprinus carpio isolate SPL01 chromosome B6, ASM1834038v1, whole genome shotgun sequence.
gtttttatgGACTTAATATACTTTTgaaatactatattttatattatatatgtaatattgaaatatgtaaaatacataatatttaatatattattattattatatatttaatatgtatcataaaatgttatattgtagAATCCAAGTATAGATGTGTacgtgtgtttgtttatgtgacCCTGgcacacaaaaccagtcataagaagCACAGgtaaatttgtagcaatagccaacaatacattgtatttcaaaattatcgatttttcttttgtgccaaaaatctctACGATATTAAGACCacgttccatgaaaatattttcctaccgtaaatatagcaaaacctaatttttgattagtaatatcaTATGCATCACTAAGatcttcatttggacaactttaaaggcgattttctcaatattaagatttttttgcagattttcaaatagttgtctcTTGGcaaaatattgttctatcctaacaaaacaaataccaatggaaaggttatttattcaaatctcaatttaaaaatattgacaCTTATGACCCTTATatatgcacatactgtacacacacacacacacacacacacacacacaaacacacacacaaacacacacacaacacacacacacacacacacacacacacacacacacacacacacacacacacacacacacaaacacacactattttgtggtccaggatcacatatatgcacatatacacacatatttatgaGATTTTTCTTTTACATGAGGATGTTTATCAGGTTCCTATGACAATAACAttgcacatttttgaaaataaggcATTCAATAACTGACTAATAATCTTTTCTTTGCCATTTAGGTGAAATTACCAAACCTAATAATAGGAGCAtgataaaaatgcacatttaaaagaaaaaaaatctgacgGATTTAGagaattttgcatctgaagtgtatatatatatatatatatagccaactTACCAAAAATATTGgttatataatttctttaaatgtgtGGGCTGATTTAAATAGCAGACAACAACTAAGGAAAAAACTCTCTCAGCCTTTGGCATCAAGTGTGTTGATACCTGCCAACAATCTTGCTGAAGTACTAGGAAATAAAATGGCATATACTCATAGTGAAACCACTTGCAAGCCCCATTTACACATAGTCAAACTATGGAATGAGAAACAATCGCATGCAAATAACACTATGCACAATGATGGGTTTGTGCAATAATCAAACTGTCAAGACAAGGCAGGGCCCGCATTTTCTTTTGGCTAGACAGCCACCAAAACTGCACTTGACAAGTGTACTTGATTTATGCGGTCAGTTAGCAAAcagaaagctttttttaaaacgCAAACAAGTTTTATAGGTGCAGAGATGCTTTATTGTGTGGTTAGCGCTGCAGAGTAAGGTAGCTACACTGCATTGAACTAACGAAGCACATTTAACACACAGGGTTAGCCGCTACGCTAACTAAGCAAGAATCTGTCATTTGGAACCCATTAGCTGATTTAACATCCTGCTGTGCCGAGGAATGTCGTATTTACCACCAAAATTGGCAatgcaaatgctttaaaacaagTTAAGCTCAACATAAAgctgaatgtttgtttttcagatgaatATCTGCCACTGAAGACTAGCAAGACGGTTCTATTTaaacatttagcattttcttACTATTGCTTATATGCTACTCATTTCATGAGATTactcaaataaatatgaataggAGAAATCATAATGTTTAATAtggctgaatgaatgaaaatgaaagagtCAGTTGATTCTTTTGAGGCACTGAGGCAATGTCTGTTTGTTTACTCTGAATGTGCATAGCTggaccagtgtttttttttttttttttgtatgagatTTGCATAAAATGTATAACATATATAATTGTAAAGTTAATATAGAAACAGTTTGGGCTCTTCATATCTGTAACATAAAAACAGTATCCCAATAGATATATACTTTAAACCTGGAAATgaacagaatttttaattttgagaattatttttttgtcacttttaattcaaaatgctttcaaaataatTTGTATGGAAAACCAtatccatatatacatataactgCCCAGGAATGCAATACATCTTGCTTCTTCTTATGCAACATTGCAAGTTAtccaaaatctaatttaaatatggAAATAGATTGGAaaaatttttgtacttttaccAACATTTCATTCAAAATCCTATTAATTTGTACAAACTGTAAATTTAAAGCAAAGcatttttactagtggtctgagttttggaccccactgtattaTACTTGTTTGCCTCTCATCTGATCTCACATATGCCAGCATGTGATTCAGGACCgctgctatttatatatatatatatatatatttttttttttatttaatctctcTCCAACCAATCCATTTGTCCTTTTTTAGTACCTGCTGCATTCTCTTTGATCATCTTCATCTATTCCTGCCATAATCCAGTTGTTCACACAGTGGCTTCTGAGATTTGTCCTGTCTCCATTTCCCAGACTCTAAacaagtgacacacacacacacacaagttacaCACGTATTCAGTAGTCATGGAAACCCTGTCCTAGAAGCACAGGCATTATTAACTGAGAGTGGGTGTTTGAGGAAAGAGAAAGTCTGAGTTTAGTTACTGTTATAATACAGTGCTCTTTTTCTGAACAAAAATAGATgaatgcatatatacagtacagtgtttTATTACATAACACACTATATGTTAAACCGTTGAATACTGATAGTACTTTTAGTTCTTCCATtagaccaaaaaacaaaaattacatcaaTGCAGTTCTTTTGGCATACAAAACATAGGCAATGCAAGATTATATCCAGTGCTAACACTGTGACTAGTCAAAGTTACACCACATATAGAACATGATTAATTGGTAAAAGTTagtcatctgaacaactttaaattaaaagtgCACTTTAGGTGCTAAATTTTGAAATAACAAGAGAAGACATCACAAATGCAAAGATCACAGCACAACCACTGGTCTCCATGCGTTTGTATGAGCAGTATTACTCCATTGGACCTGTGCAGTGGAATAAGCTATATGACATCCTTAATTTCCTGTTCCTGTTTTTCAAGCTCATTTAATTCGGTGATCCAATAGAACCAGTAATCAAAACAGGATCCTATTTAAAGCTAACCCACAGTTTACCTGATTAGATTGACAATACAGCATTTTTACTGATTGATTACATAAGCATTCTGACAGACAAAGAGTAAACTACAAGCATTTTTCAAATgaaccttaatatatatatatatatatatataaaaatggcatTGATTGTATAATTAATTGTCAAAGGCAACGCAAGGGTGTTGCTGATTCCAGACTCAGGGTCACATTGTAACAGATGGGAACATGCTTGGTATTCAGAATGGATTTATTCTTTGACCTTTAGATGTTAACTCAGAGGAACACACTCTGAGGTGATTTAAGACTTTGGTAGTAAAATGAAGCATGATTTAAACATACCCTACAGTTTAAGAGCAAATGCTGCACTTTATTTTGTCCATATTATAATCAGCAGAAAGGTCAAACAAAATGGTCAGACACAGCATAAATAAATCTATTCGATCTGATTTTCTAACAAAATAAGTTGCTGTGTTTTCAAGCTTTAAGATTGTTTTAGCTAAACAAACTTTGGtccactttaaaatattaaggaaatGTAAAAAGTGAGCATTTGTgcacttttttgaaagaaattaatttgttcagcaaggatatattaaattgatcaaaagtgacagtagatgttacaaatgatttctttttcaaataaaagctgtatttttttctaatattcattttgatgacttttatttaaacaatcctgaaaaaaaaaattattacagttcccacaaaaatgttaatcattaatattaaacttcagctttgccgtcacataaataaatactttttaaaatatattgaaatagaaaacagttactattaattgtaatatttcacaatattactgcttttaatgtattttgatcaaataaatgcagcctttgtgagcataagaaccccaaaccttttaatggtagtatgcaaaaaaaaaaaacctttatgaatctttctgaaaactgttttaaaataaccTAAGCACATAGGATTGAAACCGcatcatttaaatgaaattaatgtactGACATATTCAATAAAGTCCTGAATTACTGACTTAATAAATAGTTGTGTTGAATCAATAGATGCCATTACATAGAAGTTTAAGATCTCATACGAAATGCACATTTGAAACATGCATCCATAAACATCTAAATAACCTGACAAAGAGTATATCATGTCATTAATTCAGGATTTTTAAACTCTGACCTCCCACAGGTCTAAGCTTCTTTTCCGTTGCTGACCTCTTAATCTCTGTCATTTCAGGAGACCTGAGAAGCTGGCCTCAAATTAATCAAAGATCCAAGTGTACAAACAAATGCTCAGTGGTGAATAGAGAAGCAGAGCAGTATCCCATCAACACCTTTGGCTTGATCATGCATATATTATCACAAAAAGGTCACATCATCCTGTGACTGCACCCAACGCCAGTGTGCGTCATACTCCAGTTGAACTTTGCCATTCATTTTGCAGCTCTCCAACTCAACTTTGCCATTCTTGTAGGGTTTCATTTTAGGGCTCAGATTCTTCCCAAGCTTCTCAGCGAGACAAGCCCTGGGCGAATCTGGTCTGACCATTTGCTTCACTGCTTTTTCCAGGATTCCATTTGTCTTGCTGGGCTGGTACGGTCTCGATGTATCAGACGGTGCTTTATTCCAAACCTGAGCTTCTTCTTTAGGGGCATCGGACTTGACTTGTGGAGATCGGGTTCCAGATCCAGTGGAACTTCCCACTCCTCCTCCAGTACCTCTGGAGCCATCTGTTCCCATGGGGGTGGCACAGAGTATTGAATCAGTCCCACTAGAGGGGCAGTACTCATCCAGGTCATCAGCTAATGTGTCCAGATAGCTGCCAATGGAAATATTGTCCAGCTTGTCATGGGGGTCCTGCAGACTGCTCCAGCTACCTCTCCAGGAGGTGTCGGGACCCTCGCCTAAGCTGTACTGGCTGCTGGTCAGGCTGCTGCAGCGGCTGGTGAGTGCACCACGCTCTTCCAGGAGCCATTTCACTGCCTCGATGCCCTCGTGAAGTGCTAGCAACTGGTTCAAGATCTTGACGTCTGCTGCTCGTAGATAAGCCTGGGCAGAGGAAACACACATGGACATCAAGACATTTTTCAACAATCATAACTAGTTAAACAAAAGTACAtactacactttttaaaataaaggttcttcattggaaTCTAAAGGGGCTTTTGCACCTGAGGAACCTTTttatagttcctagaactattggcAGACGTATCCGCTTATTTGCGTGTTAGCACCACAGGAACTAGGAACGTATTTAGTTCTAGGAACTTTGTTTGTTCGTTCGATGTTCTATAGGAACTATCAGTAGGTGCATTTCTATTACCCTTTAAATTGCGCAAATTTAAATTgtactatttaaatttaaatacgcCTAATGGAAACGCATCAATTTCGCAAAAATGGCCTTATATCgcaaaaagtttttacgctcacatgaagtggtttttcaggcaatgtgAAAAAGGAATAATTTGCTAAACtgcaatggaaatgtttttttcacattaacaGGTCATATGGTGTACGTAAAAAGTCTTATGATTATTACTctatgtactataacctccaagaaacacttcatatgtGACTGCTCTCAAGTATAAGGGGCTTTCTCTGCCAttaatgcttaaaatatttacagtgcaCATGTCTGCAGTGCGTTATGGCTCTGAAACGGCCACCGGAGCTGTTCGCGGCCACTCTAGTTAATGCTTGTGTTACCAGTCACGCCACAGCACGTCCCAGAAGCTGCTCTCCGCACTGCTTCTGTCAAGATACACGCATACGCCTCCTTCGATTAAATATAATGGCTAGTCTAGCCAAAATCCATCAAAATCCattgccatgacttatcgcgagaggaaaaaaattaattttagtcacataacattggttaatggaaacacGTCATTTCGCAATACTTTTTTATCGATATTTATAAAATACGAAACACTGGCTACCTGGcctttttaaaaagccatgtaaaaatatttactctaCGAATATGGAAAACATCAATAATGACATTTAGCTACCTGTTGTTTTCTCAGCCTTAATGATATGTAACACTGCAAATTGTCAtagatttagtcagattttcatgctcttttaatagtgtaaattgtgTGTTTACATTCCGTCTCCGTTATCATGAAACCCatgacacacaacaaaaacagctccgaATCACAGCATCCTCCATTCACCGGTTGTCGATGTTTGTAAATGCAGCGAATAAATACATCACTTCCGTCCGCTTCAGAGTTCCTGCCACTGGTGTAAATGCAACCAGGAAAACCGAGGGGGCAATTGGTTCTCTAGAAACCACCATGCtggctagttcctagaactacaCGGTGTGAAAGCCccttatggttccatgaagaacctttaacatggTTCTTTGAAGAACCGTTCACTGAAAGGATCTTtgtggaacccaaaatggttcttctattgcattgcaatgaaaaccctcttttggaactttactttttaaaactgtataaagGAATAGTACTCTAAATGCATTCTGATTAGTACTGATTGCTGTATTAAGTCTGAGGCTCACAAGTTTGACTGGAGACCTGTGCTGACTGCAGAGCCGGAGGTCCATTACTGTAAATGCTGTTGAGATTTATAGATCTTCCTGACAACATCCATTTCTGTCAAGCACTCTTCTCTTCCTGTTTCCCACAGCAAATGGGCCAAGCAATTTTCATCTGACACATCTAAACTTGAtatctaaataaaagtaaaaccttagggcaaataatattaataactataatctgcttgaaataaaaattaaatctaacaaagtaaattaattatatagatagatagatagatagatagatgttgtTATACATATGCTCATCATTTACATCACTAGCTTCCTCTTGGACTTCCTGGGGCAGATCAATAGAGAGTGAAAATGGATGCTATTGATTCTTTAATTGGTCTTTTGACTTAAAGCAATATATATTTGATCCTTCCTTCATCATTAGATCCTGCTTTTGGAATGTATTCTCATTTTATGAGGTATACCTGTCAAACATTTCCTTTAGAAGTATGTTATGAAGCTTCCTTCGGCAGCAGAGAAACGTTTTTGTCAGGAAGTTAGAGATTTACCACATGTAATATGATATACAAAGTCCAGAACTCTTTTGACTGAACGGCTCTCTAGCCCATAAAACAGTGCTCATCAAACAGTCAGTGCTTCCTATAAGCCACAGTGCTTTGGCTCCCACAATCCCTGATGGATACTGCCCTGTCTGCACCCCATCAGCTACGGTCACACAGCGATtcttaaagcaacagttcacccaaaaaggaaaattctgtcatcatatactgaCCCTCAAGTTGTTCCGAACCCAAATGACTTACTTCTGCAGAACACATTGGAAACTGACAGTCTCAGACACCATTAATTTTCACTGCAtcttttttccatacagtgaaagtaaatgatgactgaggCTGATTCTGACttctccttttgtattccacaaaacaaaaaagaaactcacactggtttagaacaacatgacggtgagaaatttacatttaattaacctTCTGACacatattgtgaatatttttgattaaaaggaAGATGTTTAAATGTGGATAATGTGCAAAAGGCCAATAGATTCAGGACCAGCTTGAGACCAGGATGAGATAAATCAGTTTAAGTGCACTGAGCCTACCATAAATGGACAGTTTCCTATACATCTAAGCTTCTGTGTAATTTAAAGGCCATAGTGCACTGCTGACGTCAACCACA
It encodes:
- the LOC109063261 gene encoding leucine rich adaptor protein 1-like, which codes for MEESNTCESVPDLKDLELKVGRKTPEGLLKWMREEHKMISHHQTDNNEIEKKGLDEKIRKLKMEMAYLRAADVKILNQLLALHEGIEAVKWLLEERGALTSRCSSLTSSQYSLGEGPDTSWRGSWSSLQDPHDKLDNISIGSYLDTLADDLDEYCPSSGTDSILCATPMGTDGSRGTGGGVGSSTGSGTRSPQVKSDAPKEEAQVWNKAPSDTSRPYQPSKTNGILEKAVKQMVRPDSPRACLAEKLGKNLSPKMKPYKNGKVELESCKMNGKVQLEYDAHWRWVQSQDDVTFL